The Porphyromonadaceae bacterium W3.11 genome segment CCAGAAGCTTATTTTTCTTGAGTATCTCTAGATCCTCTTTAGCATTTGCAATATATGCATCTCGCTCTTCGATAGCTTTTTTCTTCAGCTCCTTCCAAAGGAAAAATCCTCCTACAGCAAGAAACACAATAGCCACCCCAATAGCGACGAAAATGTTACCCATATCCTAACGTTTTTTTACAAATAATTAATCGAAAAACATCTGCTAGGTTATGTGAATTAAAGATTACGTAATGATAATTTATAAGACTAAAGTTATACGAGCTGATCCAACTGTTTTACCAGCTTCTCCAATCTACTAGTTAGCTGAAGATCCTCCATCTCTAGCATACTCGTCTGGGCATTGTTAGCAATATGAAGAGCTACGTAGGTCATAAGCTCATCCCTCTTAGCATCGGGGAAGGCCACTCTATACTTCTCTAACACAGAATTAACCTGGTCAGCCGCTCTTCGAATTTTCTGTTCTGCGATCT includes the following:
- a CDS encoding cell division protein ZapA, which encodes MTRDITIRIEDQRLSLTIPRTEIAEQKIRRAADQVNSVLEKYRVAFPDAKRDELMTYVALHIANNAQTSMLEMEDLQLTSRLEKLVKQLDQLV